One Bacteriovorax sp. PP10 DNA window includes the following coding sequences:
- a CDS encoding glycosyltransferase family 4 protein yields MKILVVTQYFWPENFRINDLCDALIERGHEVTVYTGLPNYPEGTFFKGYSYFGPYKEYRGKIKVIRSPLIPRGKNKSLKLVFNYFSFFFLSSLLAPFLVRGKFDKIFVYEPSPITVAIPGIVLKYLKNAPMFFWVTDLWPESLEATGVVKNKKILNVVGSLVKVLYKHSDKILVTSKGFIPRVKALGGKDSQIVYFPQWAEELFSRTPDPHFHDSLIPQEGFKVMFAGNIGSSQDFETLVKAATILKDNKNIYFLILGDGLMKSWAEQEVAKQGIANNFIFLGRKPVDLMPEYYSKADAMLMSLTNTDLFSITVPSKLQSYLASKKPIIASMNGEGAQIVEDFKAGLTCPAGNPQLLAEKILKISTFSKTELDLMGENSLKCYQSEFEREKLITLLEEEFKKV; encoded by the coding sequence ATGAAGATTCTTGTCGTCACTCAATATTTCTGGCCTGAAAATTTTAGAATTAATGACTTATGTGATGCTTTAATTGAACGCGGACATGAAGTAACTGTATATACAGGTCTACCTAATTATCCAGAAGGAACTTTCTTTAAAGGCTATTCTTATTTTGGACCTTATAAAGAATATAGAGGAAAAATCAAAGTTATTCGTTCTCCTCTCATTCCAAGAGGTAAAAATAAAAGCCTTAAACTTGTGTTCAATTATTTCTCATTCTTTTTTCTATCCTCTTTGCTCGCACCTTTTTTAGTGCGTGGTAAATTTGATAAGATTTTTGTTTATGAACCTTCTCCTATTACAGTTGCGATTCCTGGAATTGTTTTAAAGTATCTAAAAAATGCACCAATGTTTTTTTGGGTAACAGATCTATGGCCAGAGAGCTTAGAGGCCACTGGAGTTGTTAAGAATAAAAAGATATTGAATGTTGTTGGTAGCCTTGTAAAAGTTCTCTATAAGCATTCAGATAAAATTCTCGTAACTTCCAAGGGATTTATCCCAAGAGTAAAGGCCTTAGGCGGAAAAGACTCTCAGATCGTTTATTTTCCTCAATGGGCAGAAGAGCTTTTCTCACGAACACCAGATCCTCACTTTCATGATTCATTAATCCCGCAAGAAGGATTTAAGGTCATGTTTGCAGGTAATATTGGGTCTTCTCAGGATTTTGAAACTCTCGTAAAAGCGGCCACTATTTTAAAGGATAATAAAAATATCTATTTTTTGATTCTTGGTGATGGTCTTATGAAGAGCTGGGCGGAACAAGAGGTCGCTAAACAAGGTATTGCAAATAACTTTATTTTTCTAGGTAGAAAGCCTGTCGACCTGATGCCAGAGTATTATTCTAAAGCTGATGCCATGTTAATGAGTCTTACAAATACAGACTTATTTTCAATTACTGTTCCATCGAAACTCCAATCCTATTTAGCAAGCAAGAAACCTATTATTGCTTCTATGAATGGTGAAGGGGCCCAGATTGTTGAAGACTTTAAGGCCGGCCTGACTTGCCCGGCAGGAAATCCTCAACTTTTGGCCGAGAAAATTTTAAAAATATCGACCTTTTCTAAGACTGAATTAGACTTAATGGGAGAGAACTCACTTAAGTGTTACCAATCTGAGTTTGAGCGTGAAAAATTAATCACATTACTTGAAGAAGAATTTAAAAAAGTATGA
- a CDS encoding dTDP-4-dehydrorhamnose 3,5-epimerase, whose product MDQSVKIENISNVEVIPLKIIRDHRGAVMHMMKSSSDGKLDIGEIYFSVVNKDVVKGWKRHKIIKQNMVVPEGLIRLIIYDDRDQSKTKGSIQIIDFGPENYVLVKLPPMVWYSFKSIADGHSIIANCISDPHDPGESETLPLETTQIPYIWNSRVD is encoded by the coding sequence TTGGACCAATCAGTAAAAATAGAAAACATTAGTAATGTTGAAGTGATTCCTTTAAAAATTATAAGGGATCATAGAGGTGCAGTAATGCATATGATGAAAAGTTCATCAGATGGTAAGCTGGACATTGGAGAAATCTATTTTTCTGTAGTGAATAAGGATGTAGTTAAAGGATGGAAAAGGCATAAAATAATTAAGCAAAATATGGTTGTGCCTGAAGGATTAATTCGTTTGATCATTTATGATGATCGCGATCAATCTAAAACAAAAGGCTCTATTCAGATTATTGATTTTGGTCCTGAGAATTATGTTTTAGTTAAGCTGCCACCAATGGTTTGGTATAGCTTTAAATCAATAGCTGACGGGCATTCAATTATTGCAAATTGCATTAGTGATCCTCATGATCCAGGTGAATCAGAGACTCTTCCTCTAGAGACAACCCAAATTCCATATATTTGGAATTCTAGGGTGGATTAG
- a CDS encoding glycosyltransferase has product MNKKTLDVIAYNIHTGGGRVVLHGFLKEKSQEYDSILCICDARLKFPSELYPKVQFLPIHSTIRERMDFEINIRKIIRKDSKVYFLGNLPPIKKITNKSTLFLQNRFLVDRPFFNFSGFKNLIQSAIELIWFKLFINHVSEIEVQTPIMAKKVKKSFNGKILLKNYFDYDELIPIKKSNEKSEYFIYISAAFPHKNHWMIVAALSILAKKNLYPKMIFTISPEENGSVIKKITKFQKKYKLNIDFLYNVPRSEVLEKLANAKALVWPSRFESCGLPILEAEYLKQKIILIENDFAPMKNHIPFKTTEELASVLEKAM; this is encoded by the coding sequence ATGAACAAAAAAACTCTCGACGTTATTGCATATAACATTCACACAGGGGGGGGGCGCGTTGTTCTGCATGGATTTCTCAAAGAAAAATCTCAAGAATATGACTCAATCCTTTGCATTTGTGATGCACGATTGAAATTTCCCTCAGAACTTTATCCCAAGGTCCAATTTTTACCAATACATTCTACTATTAGAGAGAGAATGGATTTTGAAATAAATATAAGGAAAATTATCAGGAAGGATTCTAAAGTCTACTTTCTTGGAAATTTGCCACCTATAAAAAAAATCACGAACAAATCAACACTATTTTTACAAAATCGTTTTTTAGTAGATAGACCTTTTTTCAATTTTTCTGGATTTAAAAATTTGATCCAATCAGCTATCGAGCTAATTTGGTTTAAGTTATTTATTAACCACGTCTCTGAAATTGAAGTGCAAACGCCAATTATGGCTAAAAAGGTAAAAAAGAGTTTTAACGGGAAAATTCTTCTAAAGAATTATTTTGATTACGACGAATTAATTCCAATAAAAAAATCAAATGAAAAATCGGAATATTTTATTTATATTTCCGCTGCTTTTCCTCATAAAAATCATTGGATGATTGTTGCTGCGCTAAGTATTCTTGCTAAAAAAAACCTTTACCCTAAAATGATTTTTACTATCTCGCCTGAAGAAAATGGCAGCGTAATAAAAAAAATAACTAAGTTTCAGAAAAAATATAAACTCAACATAGATTTTTTATATAATGTTCCAAGATCGGAAGTTCTAGAAAAATTAGCAAATGCAAAGGCACTCGTATGGCCATCGCGTTTTGAATCTTGTGGTTTACCAATTCTAGAAGCAGAATACTTGAAACAAAAAATCATACTTATTGAAAATGATTTCGCTCCTATGAAAAATCATATTCCATTTAAAACAACTGAAGAGCTTGCTTCAGTGTTAGAGAAAGCAATGTGA
- the rfbG gene encoding CDP-glucose 4,6-dehydratase gives MFQNKFKNKRVAIIGHTGFKGSWLTMWLNKLGAEVGGFSKDVPTTPSHFDLAHIGQQIHDVRGDITNYQELLKFLQDFKPEILLHLGANAIVSECMDNPQDAFITNTIGTVNVLEAIRATPSLRSVVIVTSDKCYENVEWEFGYRENDRLGGKDPYSASKACAELAFSSYYRSYLQFIPELKIATARAGNVIGGADWAKNRIVPDCIRSWTLNESVKIRNPKSTRPWQHVLEPLSGYLALAAALLEKDCIFNGESFNFGPKAEVNKEVEELIHEMKKHWANASFEVEEGHSLHKKEANLLKLCCDKALTHLSWMPTLTFEETVEMTALWYKSWHEQNQSLQDYTFKQIENFEKLAVQRRIPWTNQ, from the coding sequence ATGTTTCAAAATAAATTTAAAAATAAAAGAGTAGCAATTATTGGTCACACTGGGTTTAAAGGCTCATGGTTAACGATGTGGCTGAATAAGTTGGGTGCAGAGGTTGGAGGATTTTCAAAAGATGTTCCGACAACACCTTCTCATTTCGATTTGGCACATATTGGTCAGCAAATTCATGATGTTCGTGGAGATATTACAAACTATCAAGAGTTACTGAAATTTTTGCAAGATTTTAAACCAGAAATATTACTTCACTTAGGTGCAAACGCTATCGTGAGTGAGTGTATGGATAACCCACAAGATGCGTTCATAACTAACACTATTGGAACGGTAAATGTTTTAGAAGCTATTCGTGCAACACCGAGCTTACGTTCTGTAGTTATTGTTACGAGTGATAAGTGCTATGAGAACGTAGAGTGGGAGTTTGGTTATAGAGAAAATGATCGTCTTGGTGGAAAAGATCCGTATAGTGCTTCTAAGGCTTGTGCAGAATTAGCTTTCTCGTCTTACTACCGTTCATATTTACAATTTATTCCAGAACTAAAAATAGCTACAGCAAGAGCTGGAAATGTTATTGGTGGAGCAGATTGGGCAAAAAATAGAATTGTTCCAGATTGTATTCGTTCGTGGACATTGAATGAATCTGTAAAAATTAGAAATCCCAAATCAACTAGACCTTGGCAACACGTACTTGAACCTTTGAGTGGGTACTTGGCACTTGCAGCAGCCTTATTAGAGAAAGACTGTATTTTTAACGGAGAGTCATTCAATTTTGGGCCTAAAGCTGAGGTGAACAAAGAAGTTGAAGAGCTAATCCACGAAATGAAAAAGCATTGGGCGAATGCAAGCTTTGAAGTTGAAGAAGGTCACTCTTTACATAAGAAAGAAGCCAATCTCTTGAAGCTTTGCTGTGATAAAGCCCTTACACATCTATCATGGATGCCAACTTTAACATTTGAAGAAACTGTAGAGATGACTGCGTTATGGTATAAAAGTTGGCATGAACAAAATCAATCGTTACAAGATTATACTTTTAAACAGATTGAAAATTTTGAAAAACTTGCAGTACAAAGAAGGATTCCTTGGACCAATCAGTAA
- a CDS encoding polysaccharide biosynthesis protein gives MKLFENKTIVITGGTGSLGKVLTRRILEGKNGTPKKVIIFSRDEAKQHYMRLEFLQKKAATDEVIFKNFQSLLEFRIGDVRDYSSVVGVLKSADIVINAAALKQVPSCEYFPYEAVRTNIEGAENIVRAIRDHDMKIETVVGVSTDKACKPVNVMGMTKSIQEKVFIAANVTSPGTRFICVRYGNVLASRGSVIPLFHDQIKNGGPVTITTADMTRFLLPLNRAVDTIFNALQRALPGETFVPRVPACNMVTLAKALIGDRKIEIEYTGIRPGEKIDEIMLSDVEAPRAYESGEYYSIQPMLPELIKEFKTGPLTKEYSSGDILMDLEQTTAYLKEHNLLINQNFVEDGEFLR, from the coding sequence ATGAAGTTATTCGAAAACAAAACAATAGTTATAACTGGTGGTACTGGTTCTCTTGGAAAAGTTTTAACAAGAAGAATTTTAGAAGGAAAGAATGGTACACCTAAAAAAGTTATCATTTTCTCACGAGATGAAGCTAAACAGCACTACATGCGTTTAGAGTTTCTTCAAAAGAAAGCAGCAACTGACGAAGTTATCTTTAAAAACTTTCAATCTCTGCTCGAGTTCCGTATTGGAGACGTTCGCGACTACTCTTCGGTTGTAGGTGTTTTAAAAAGTGCAGACATTGTTATTAATGCTGCAGCTTTAAAACAAGTTCCTTCGTGTGAGTATTTCCCATATGAAGCAGTAAGAACAAATATCGAAGGTGCTGAAAACATTGTAAGAGCTATTCGCGATCATGATATGAAAATCGAAACAGTCGTAGGAGTTTCTACTGATAAGGCTTGTAAGCCAGTCAATGTTATGGGGATGACAAAATCTATCCAAGAAAAAGTATTCATTGCTGCAAACGTTACAAGTCCAGGGACACGCTTTATCTGCGTTCGCTATGGAAACGTACTGGCTAGCCGTGGATCAGTGATTCCACTTTTTCATGACCAGATTAAAAATGGCGGACCTGTAACAATTACAACTGCTGATATGACTCGTTTTCTATTGCCACTTAATCGTGCAGTTGACACGATTTTTAATGCTCTTCAAAGAGCTTTACCAGGTGAGACTTTTGTTCCAAGAGTGCCAGCTTGTAATATGGTGACACTTGCCAAAGCGTTGATTGGCGATAGAAAAATTGAAATTGAATATACTGGAATTCGTCCAGGTGAGAAAATTGATGAAATCATGCTTTCAGATGTCGAGGCGCCAAGAGCTTATGAATCAGGAGAGTACTACTCAATTCAGCCAATGCTTCCTGAGTTAATCAAGGAATTCAAAACTGGTCCACTGACTAAAGAGTATTCGTCAGGTGATATTCTAATGGATCTTGAACAAACAACTGCTTATTTAAAAGAGCATAATCTTCTGATAAACCAAAACTTTGTTGAAGATGGGGAATTCTTAAGATGA
- a CDS encoding dTDP-4-dehydrorhamnose reductase family protein, translated as MTKSKVILVLGASGMLGHVLYSELRKNHNVWGTVRSNKWSPELLSGYEVNDLDKIEKLVSEIKPDFVINCIGIIKQLKESKNKIVSIEVNSLWPHQLAEICENHKARMIHFSTDCVFSGIKGNYFETDLADSRDIYGLSKYMGEVDYPHTLTLRTSIIGHELDTSVSLVDWFLSQSGECKGFTKAIYSGFPTIEVARFLNEYVFNDFSSGIYQFSSEPINKYELLKLIAEIYHKNITINPSDEVKIDRSLNSDRLRTRYGFTPDSWALMVSKMHEHFLNSGLYKNKEIK; from the coding sequence TTGACCAAGAGCAAGGTTATCCTAGTATTAGGAGCATCGGGAATGTTGGGCCATGTGCTCTATTCTGAGCTAAGGAAGAACCATAATGTTTGGGGAACTGTTCGTAGTAATAAATGGAGCCCTGAGTTATTGTCGGGATATGAAGTTAATGACCTGGATAAAATTGAAAAACTTGTCTCAGAAATTAAGCCGGATTTTGTCATAAATTGCATTGGTATTATTAAGCAATTAAAAGAAAGCAAAAATAAAATTGTTTCAATTGAAGTAAATTCTCTGTGGCCTCATCAGCTAGCAGAAATTTGTGAAAATCATAAAGCTCGAATGATTCACTTCAGTACAGATTGTGTTTTCTCAGGAATTAAGGGTAACTATTTTGAAACAGATTTAGCTGATTCTAGAGATATTTACGGACTTTCAAAATATATGGGAGAAGTTGATTATCCTCATACTCTGACGCTTAGAACTTCGATTATTGGACATGAGCTAGATACAAGTGTCAGCTTGGTGGATTGGTTTCTGTCTCAATCGGGTGAGTGTAAGGGATTTACGAAGGCCATATATTCAGGCTTTCCTACAATTGAAGTGGCAAGATTTTTAAATGAGTATGTTTTTAATGATTTTTCGTCAGGTATATATCAATTTTCATCAGAGCCAATAAATAAATATGAACTTTTGAAATTGATAGCTGAAATATATCATAAGAATATTACAATCAATCCAAGCGATGAAGTAAAAATTGATAGGAGTTTAAATTCTGACCGATTAAGAACACGATATGGCTTTACACCAGATTCATGGGCCCTCATGGTTTCTAAGATGCACGAACACTTTTTAAATTCAGGTTTATATAAAAATAAGGAAATAAAGTAA
- the wecB gene encoding non-hydrolyzing UDP-N-acetylglucosamine 2-epimerase — translation MTLKVMTIVGTRPEIIKLSRVAALMDKYFEHILVHTGQNYDYELNEVFFKDLGVKKPDYFLEAAKETAAQTIAQVIAKSDELIQKVKPDAILLYGDTNSCLSVISAKRLQVPIFHMEAGNRCFDQRVPEEINRKIVDHLSDINMVHSEHARRYLINEGLRPEQIIKTGSPMKEVLSFYSKDIDNCDILDRLKLKSKDYFIVSAHREENVDYDENFNNLLNSLNQVAEKFNKRVIVSTHPRTRKKLEALGSKSFNPKVEFLKPMGFFDYNKMQKEAYCVISDSGTITEESSILKFPAIMIRQAHERPEGMDVGTVIMSGLSSERVIESINIAVSQFEKYKPLDIADYASDRVSDQVVKIIQSYTDYINRVVWRKKI, via the coding sequence ATGACTTTAAAAGTAATGACTATTGTTGGTACTCGACCAGAGATTATAAAACTTAGTCGAGTAGCTGCTTTGATGGATAAATATTTTGAACATATTTTAGTTCATACTGGTCAAAATTATGACTACGAGTTAAATGAGGTCTTCTTTAAAGATCTTGGAGTCAAAAAACCAGATTATTTTCTAGAAGCTGCAAAAGAAACTGCTGCTCAGACAATAGCGCAAGTTATTGCTAAGTCAGATGAGTTAATTCAAAAAGTAAAACCAGATGCAATATTGCTATATGGTGATACCAATAGTTGTTTATCAGTTATTTCGGCTAAAAGATTACAGGTTCCTATTTTTCATATGGAAGCAGGAAACAGATGCTTTGATCAAAGAGTTCCGGAAGAAATCAATCGCAAAATCGTTGATCACCTTTCAGATATCAATATGGTTCACAGTGAGCACGCCCGCCGCTATTTAATTAATGAAGGACTTCGCCCTGAGCAGATTATTAAAACAGGAAGTCCGATGAAAGAAGTATTAAGCTTCTATTCAAAAGATATTGATAACTGCGATATTTTAGACAGGCTTAAGTTAAAATCAAAAGATTATTTTATTGTAAGCGCTCATCGTGAAGAAAATGTTGATTACGACGAGAACTTTAATAATTTACTTAATTCACTTAATCAGGTTGCAGAAAAGTTCAATAAAAGAGTTATTGTTTCGACCCACCCAAGAACAAGGAAAAAGCTTGAAGCACTTGGATCTAAAAGCTTCAATCCCAAAGTTGAATTTTTAAAGCCAATGGGATTCTTCGATTACAATAAAATGCAGAAAGAAGCTTATTGTGTAATTTCTGATAGTGGGACTATTACTGAAGAATCTTCAATTTTAAAATTCCCGGCAATTATGATCCGTCAGGCGCACGAACGTCCTGAAGGAATGGATGTTGGAACTGTTATAATGTCAGGTTTAAGTTCAGAGCGAGTTATTGAATCAATTAATATCGCAGTCTCTCAATTTGAAAAGTATAAGCCTCTTGATATTGCTGATTATGCTTCTGACAGAGTTTCAGATCAGGTTGTTAAAATTATTCAGAGTTATACTGATTATATTAATAGAGTTGTGTGGCGTAAAAAAATCTAA